A single genomic interval of Clostridium facile harbors:
- a CDS encoding site-2 protease family protein, with the protein MLRFKLFGIEIRLNFLFFAVLTVILLTDQTGIPVWALIASCIHECGHMVAFFCFHQTPRLISFELGGIRMQGQRMEQLKTWQEAVILLAGSGVNFLVSFLHLAVQQNLFASIHLLIGCFNLLPVKSLDGGKLLELLFQCIFPFHLAYRSVQICSWGFCLLLLIFGGYLAYYLNFTLLAFGIYLLISLLAEHRKRA; encoded by the coding sequence ATGCTGCGGTTTAAGCTGTTTGGAATTGAGATACGGCTGAACTTTTTGTTTTTTGCTGTGCTTACTGTGATTTTGTTGACTGACCAGACTGGGATACCTGTATGGGCACTGATTGCTTCCTGCATCCATGAATGCGGCCATATGGTGGCGTTTTTCTGTTTTCACCAGACTCCCCGTTTGATCTCGTTTGAATTAGGCGGAATCCGCATGCAAGGCCAGAGAATGGAACAGCTAAAAACTTGGCAGGAAGCAGTGATTCTTCTGGCGGGCAGCGGGGTGAATTTTCTGGTATCCTTCCTCCATCTGGCAGTGCAACAAAATCTGTTTGCCAGTATTCATTTACTGATTGGCTGTTTTAACCTGCTCCCAGTAAAATCCCTGGATGGAGGGAAATTATTGGAATTGCTGTTCCAATGTATCTTCCCGTTCCACCTTGCCTATCGGTCCGTTCAGATATGCTCCTGGGGATTCTGCCTATTGTTGCTTATTTTTGGAGGATATTTAGCGTATTATTTGAATTTCACCCTGTTGGCATTTGGAATTTATCTGTTGATTTCTTTGCTGGCAGAACATAGAAAACGGGCATAA
- the cas5c gene encoding type I-C CRISPR-associated protein Cas5c, whose amino-acid sequence MKPNQVTFKVSGRFALFTDPMTKIGGEKSTLMIPTAEALKGIVSSVYWKPSILWIIDEATVLNPIRTERKGIRPIKYYGGNDLAYYTYLSNVSYIVKAHFEFNLYRPDLKQDWNEHKHYWVAKRCIEKGGRRDVFLGARECQAYVEPVTGEEQSCYSDLEQMDFGLMFHSFVYPDQNGTNQLEALFWYPKMERGVIRYCKQEDCVQRIPVREMKPKRFDSSNFSGLQEPGLLEGYQEGGGAQ is encoded by the coding sequence ATGAAACCAAATCAGGTCACTTTTAAGGTTTCTGGTAGATTCGCCTTATTCACCGACCCCATGACCAAAATTGGTGGGGAAAAATCCACCTTGATGATTCCCACTGCTGAGGCGTTAAAAGGGATTGTGTCATCGGTGTACTGGAAGCCGTCTATTTTATGGATAATCGATGAAGCAACGGTTTTAAACCCCATCCGTACCGAGCGGAAGGGCATTCGCCCCATCAAATACTACGGCGGCAACGATTTGGCGTATTACACGTACTTATCAAATGTGTCCTACATTGTCAAGGCGCATTTTGAGTTCAACCTATATCGTCCCGATTTAAAACAGGACTGGAACGAGCATAAACACTACTGGGTTGCGAAACGCTGCATCGAAAAAGGAGGCAGGCGGGATGTCTTTTTAGGGGCGCGGGAATGCCAGGCATACGTGGAACCAGTTACAGGGGAGGAACAGAGCTGTTACAGCGATTTGGAGCAGATGGACTTTGGGCTGATGTTCCACTCGTTTGTTTACCCTGACCAGAACGGTACCAACCAATTGGAGGCGTTGTTCTGGTATCCTAAAATGGAGCGGGGCGTGATTCGCTACTGTAAACAGGAGGATTGTGTCCAACGGATTCCAGTGAGGGAGATGAAACCGAAACGGTTTGATTCTTCCAACTTTTCCGGTTTGCAGGAGCCTGGGCTTCTGGAGGGTTACCAGGAAGGGGGTGGCGCCCAATGA
- the cas2 gene encoding CRISPR-associated endonuclease Cas2 — protein sequence MLVLITYDVNTETEAGKKRLRKVAKECENYGQRVQNSVFECIMDAAKSREVKEKLLRHIDEKKDSIRFYYLGEQYQKKVEHYGVKDSLELEGELLI from the coding sequence ATGTTGGTTTTAATCACCTATGATGTGAACACCGAAACAGAAGCGGGTAAAAAGCGCCTGCGTAAGGTGGCAAAAGAATGTGAAAATTATGGCCAGCGGGTGCAGAACTCTGTATTTGAATGTATCATGGACGCAGCCAAAAGCCGTGAAGTAAAAGAAAAGCTCCTCCGTCATATTGACGAGAAAAAGGACAGCATCCGCTTCTATTATTTAGGAGAACAGTACCAGAAAAAAGTGGAGCATTACGGGGTGAAAGATAGCCTGGAACTGGAAGGGGAGCTCTTAATTTAA
- the cas7c gene encoding type I-C CRISPR-associated protein Cas7/Csd2 yields the protein MGVLQNKIDFEAIITVNNANCNGDPLNGNMPRITDEGFGEISDVCIKRKIRNRLMDMGESIFVQSDDKNVDGYDSLKERADKNPAFGTELKKGKKANAQVAYQAACQEWMDVRSFGQVFAFKGEELSLGIRGPVSLHPAFSVDPINITTIKITKSVNSEDTKGGKASDTMGDKHRVDFGVYLLKGSINVQLAEKTGFTQEDAEKIKEAIRTLFVNDSSSARPEGSMEIHKLYWWEHNCKIGQYSTKKVHDSLCVAKKEGVLTPKSIEDYQITLTPLEGLTVEEYDGI from the coding sequence ATGGGTGTATTACAAAATAAAATTGATTTTGAGGCAATTATTACAGTAAATAACGCAAACTGCAACGGCGATCCCCTCAACGGAAATATGCCAAGAATCACTGATGAAGGGTTTGGGGAGATTTCGGATGTCTGCATCAAACGGAAAATCAGAAACCGCCTGATGGATATGGGGGAATCCATCTTTGTCCAGTCCGATGACAAAAATGTGGATGGTTATGACAGCCTGAAAGAGCGGGCGGATAAAAACCCCGCCTTTGGCACAGAACTGAAAAAAGGGAAAAAAGCCAATGCGCAAGTAGCCTATCAAGCCGCTTGCCAAGAGTGGATGGATGTACGCAGCTTTGGACAAGTATTCGCTTTTAAGGGGGAAGAACTTTCCCTCGGAATAAGGGGGCCGGTTTCCCTCCATCCAGCATTTAGCGTGGATCCAATCAATATCACCACTATCAAAATCACCAAAAGCGTCAACAGTGAGGATACCAAAGGAGGGAAAGCATCAGACACCATGGGGGATAAGCACCGGGTTGATTTTGGTGTATACCTCTTAAAAGGGAGCATCAACGTCCAGCTTGCAGAAAAAACCGGATTTACCCAGGAGGACGCGGAAAAAATCAAAGAAGCTATCCGCACCCTTTTTGTCAACGATAGTTCCTCCGCACGTCCGGAAGGCAGTATGGAGATTCATAAGCTCTACTGGTGGGAACACAACTGCAAAATTGGCCAGTATTCCACCAAAAAGGTTCACGATAGCCTTTGCGTTGCCAAAAAAGAAGGGGTTCTTACCCCAAAAAGCATAGAGGACTACCAGATTACCCTCACCCCGCTGGAAGGGTTAACAGTAGAAGAATATGACGGAATATAA
- a CDS encoding M23 family metallopeptidase — protein MEQPWNQTLLEESPLPPESEDDLNNLLPWEPPQESKKEKSGFGVLSMQLAICILAAIIILFCKLFFADGYQAIVAEYQSAFQADIHWSETMGQVQQTFGSIMDKMKPIQREKEASSQDSTSSEGTSSGEESSQPAESSQEAAGGEQTPVSETAVSTPTDATLQTVTYPEQLTPPVEGKLTSGYGFRAYPLNGEADFHKGIDIAADEGTKIKAAIGGTVETASYSDSYGNYLTIQNDHGFTTWYAHCKKLLVSEGDKVKQGKKIALVGSTGDSTGAHLHFAMQKDGIWVNPLDSFSENTYAAV, from the coding sequence ATGGAACAACCATGGAACCAAACTTTGCTGGAAGAATCCCCTCTCCCGCCGGAATCTGAGGATGACTTGAACAATCTACTGCCTTGGGAACCGCCCCAGGAATCCAAAAAGGAAAAATCTGGGTTTGGAGTATTGTCCATGCAGTTGGCGATTTGTATTTTAGCGGCCATCATCATATTATTTTGCAAACTGTTTTTTGCGGATGGATACCAGGCAATTGTTGCCGAGTATCAATCCGCTTTCCAGGCGGACATCCACTGGAGTGAAACCATGGGGCAGGTACAACAGACATTCGGTTCAATTATGGACAAGATGAAGCCCATCCAACGGGAGAAAGAGGCTTCCTCCCAAGATTCCACCAGTTCGGAGGGAACTTCTTCTGGAGAAGAAAGCTCACAGCCAGCAGAATCTTCCCAGGAAGCAGCTGGAGGGGAACAAACACCAGTTTCGGAAACCGCCGTTTCCACCCCGACAGACGCTACCCTACAAACCGTGACTTACCCTGAGCAACTCACTCCCCCTGTAGAAGGCAAACTCACTTCCGGCTATGGATTCCGGGCATATCCCCTAAATGGGGAGGCGGATTTTCACAAAGGGATTGACATCGCAGCGGACGAAGGGACAAAAATCAAAGCAGCTATTGGGGGAACGGTGGAAACTGCCAGCTATTCGGACAGTTATGGAAACTACCTTACCATACAGAACGACCATGGTTTTACCACCTGGTACGCCCACTGCAAAAAACTGCTGGTATCCGAAGGTGACAAAGTAAAGCAAGGCAAAAAGATTGCACTAGTTGGCTCCACTGGTGATTCTACAGGGGCTCACCTGCATTTTGCCATGCAAAAAGACGGGATTTGGGTGAATCCATTGGATAGTTTTTCTGAAAATACTTATGCTGCGGTTTAA
- a CDS encoding metallophosphoesterase — protein MIYFTADLHFYHDKIITHVNRPFHDAQQMNQALILNWNQRVSPEDEVYILGDVTMKGSILAMEALSQLKGRKYLIRGNHDGFVDRPSFDQSLFSWVKDYAELVYCNTRFVLFHYPMLEWNGYFDQSIHLHGHQHNYADYNYHNLQQGIRRYDVGVDANGMSPVSVEEILSFFSKDSII, from the coding sequence ATGATTTATTTTACTGCTGATTTGCACTTTTACCACGATAAAATCATTACCCACGTGAACCGTCCGTTTCATGACGCCCAGCAGATGAACCAGGCACTAATCCTTAACTGGAACCAACGGGTTTCCCCTGAGGACGAGGTATATATTTTGGGGGATGTGACCATGAAGGGTTCTATATTGGCGATGGAAGCCCTATCCCAATTAAAAGGAAGAAAATATTTAATTCGTGGCAACCACGACGGGTTTGTGGACAGGCCTAGTTTTGACCAGTCCCTGTTTAGTTGGGTGAAAGACTATGCGGAACTGGTGTACTGTAACACCAGGTTTGTGCTGTTCCACTACCCTATGTTGGAGTGGAATGGTTACTTTGACCAAAGCATCCACCTGCATGGGCACCAACACAACTATGCAGATTATAATTACCACAACCTACAGCAGGGAATCCGCCGGTATGATGTCGGTGTGGATGCCAATGGGATGTCCCCTGTCAGCGTAGAGGAAATCCTCTCGTTTTTTTCAAAGGATTCGATCATTTAA
- the spoVM gene encoding stage V sporulation protein SpoVM, which translates to MKVVVVKSPKLLAPFLRFLFKIKKETT; encoded by the coding sequence ATGAAAGTAGTTGTAGTAAAAAGCCCAAAACTCCTTGCCCCATTCTTGCGGTTTCTCTTTAAGATTAAAAAGGAAACTACATAA
- the cas3 gene encoding CRISPR-associated helicase Cas3': protein MYQARFRLQDGKQQPLREHILGVASLSESFGAKLNLSQTMRLAGLLHDMGKYDQQFQDFIEGERQRAVQNPKQYLSQKRKSDFDHGVYGAKYFFQTFYPGKSRRGAIVEIIAMACCYHHGGLKDCVDVCNQSPLLERFEKLDQHRIEQAYQRFSQEIQEDLTKLFHQALEELVPIIEGVTKMKDGVFCYHLLIKTIYSILIDADRMDSMCFEENRGISPVIEREQQFPAWEEYQGRFEVYLSQLSQKSSAEPKTEQVNRIRQAISDECFLASNRGTGIYRLTVPTGGGKTLSSMRFALNHNRLNQKQRIVYVIPYTSIIEQNAEQIRKALGYQCDLLEHHSNLLEDNQQEDYKLLTERWESDIIFTTMVQFLNTFYHRGTQDMRRLHHLMNATIIFDEIQTLPAKCMDLFTSAANFLRQVGNSTLVLCTATQPYTNLLGHPMIKESEDAEIVKNVSRNFEQLKRVQVVYKPKKYDLEQFQQFLLERKREVKSLLAVVNKVDTAAAVWEMLCQSPELEGINLFYLSTRLCQAHRGKVLKELKQALKDGEDLICVSTSLIEAGVDISFEAAVRSLTRLDSVAQTAGRVNRNGEQELGYCYAVKLQEGSYNNMPEYPIGIDHADSVLRMTSDGLSPSSIKEFFQLYYQDERISKQFSYPLNGSVSIYELLQNKIRKSPLFTTVKFQSAAQPFEVIGNDTIPVIVPYGEGLQLIEKLEQLNEFSPMEEKKRLLSQLRKYSVNLYRYQFQTLQNDITQNQVTGAYLMGSLHYDACLGVTLKDDLALF, encoded by the coding sequence ATGTATCAGGCAAGGTTCCGGCTACAGGATGGAAAACAGCAGCCGTTACGGGAGCATATTTTAGGGGTTGCCAGTCTGTCAGAATCATTCGGGGCAAAATTAAACCTTTCTCAAACCATGCGCCTGGCGGGTTTGCTCCATGATATGGGCAAATACGACCAGCAGTTCCAGGATTTTATCGAAGGGGAACGGCAGCGGGCAGTGCAAAACCCAAAGCAGTACCTTTCCCAGAAACGGAAATCCGATTTTGACCATGGGGTATATGGGGCAAAATATTTTTTCCAAACCTTTTATCCGGGAAAAAGCCGGCGTGGCGCCATCGTGGAAATCATCGCCATGGCGTGCTGCTACCACCATGGCGGATTAAAAGATTGTGTGGATGTCTGTAATCAATCCCCTCTTTTGGAGCGGTTCGAAAAACTAGACCAACACAGGATAGAACAGGCATACCAACGGTTTTCCCAGGAAATCCAAGAAGATCTTACCAAACTGTTCCACCAAGCGTTAGAAGAACTGGTTCCTATTATCGAAGGGGTTACAAAAATGAAAGATGGGGTGTTCTGTTACCACCTGCTGATCAAAACCATCTACAGCATACTGATTGACGCCGACCGGATGGACAGCATGTGCTTTGAGGAAAACAGGGGGATCTCCCCTGTAATAGAACGGGAACAGCAATTCCCAGCATGGGAGGAATACCAAGGTAGGTTTGAGGTTTATCTGTCCCAACTCAGCCAGAAATCATCTGCGGAACCCAAAACAGAGCAGGTAAACCGGATTCGGCAAGCAATCTCGGATGAATGTTTTCTTGCGTCCAATAGAGGGACGGGTATCTACCGTCTTACTGTTCCAACAGGGGGAGGGAAAACCCTTTCCAGTATGCGGTTTGCCCTGAACCATAACCGGCTAAATCAAAAACAGCGGATTGTCTATGTCATTCCATATACTTCAATCATCGAGCAAAACGCTGAACAAATTCGGAAAGCTCTGGGCTACCAGTGCGATTTGCTGGAGCACCATTCCAACCTGTTGGAGGATAACCAGCAGGAGGATTATAAACTGCTTACCGAACGTTGGGAGAGCGATATCATTTTTACGACTATGGTGCAGTTTTTAAACACCTTCTACCATCGAGGTACTCAGGACATGCGCCGTCTCCACCATCTGATGAATGCCACCATTATTTTTGATGAAATCCAAACCCTTCCTGCCAAATGTATGGATTTGTTCACAAGCGCAGCCAATTTTCTGCGCCAGGTAGGGAATTCTACCCTAGTACTTTGTACTGCTACCCAGCCTTATACGAATCTTCTGGGGCATCCCATGATAAAAGAATCGGAAGATGCTGAAATTGTGAAGAATGTCAGCCGCAATTTTGAGCAGCTCAAGCGAGTACAGGTGGTCTATAAGCCAAAGAAATATGACTTGGAACAATTTCAGCAGTTCCTCTTGGAGAGAAAACGCGAGGTAAAAAGCCTATTGGCAGTGGTGAATAAGGTGGATACCGCAGCTGCTGTTTGGGAAATGCTGTGCCAATCTCCCGAACTGGAAGGGATAAATCTGTTTTATTTGAGTACCCGCTTGTGTCAGGCACATAGAGGCAAGGTGTTGAAGGAACTAAAGCAGGCGCTAAAAGATGGGGAGGACTTAATCTGCGTCAGCACTTCGCTCATTGAAGCTGGGGTGGATATCAGCTTTGAAGCAGCGGTCCGCAGCTTAACCCGTCTGGATTCGGTTGCCCAGACAGCGGGTAGGGTCAACCGTAATGGGGAACAGGAACTGGGTTATTGCTATGCGGTAAAATTGCAGGAAGGCTCTTACAATAACATGCCGGAATATCCAATTGGAATCGACCATGCGGATAGCGTGCTGCGGATGACCTCAGACGGTTTATCTCCATCCTCTATTAAGGAGTTTTTTCAGCTTTATTATCAGGATGAGCGGATTTCCAAACAGTTTTCCTACCCTTTGAATGGATCTGTATCCATTTATGAATTACTACAAAATAAAATCAGAAAAAGCCCATTATTTACTACAGTAAAATTCCAATCGGCAGCGCAACCCTTTGAGGTGATTGGAAACGATACCATCCCAGTGATTGTCCCTTATGGGGAGGGGTTACAACTCATAGAAAAACTGGAGCAGCTTAACGAGTTTTCACCTATGGAGGAAAAGAAAAGATTACTTTCCCAATTGCGGAAATATTCGGTCAATCTGTACCGATACCAGTTCCAGACGTTACAGAATGATATCACCCAAAATCAGGTGACAGGGGCATACCTGATGGGGTCCCTCCATTATGACGCTTGCCTGGGGGTAACCCTGAAAGATGATCTGGCGCTGTTTTAA
- the cas1c gene encoding type I-C CRISPR-associated endonuclease Cas1c: MRKLLNTLYVVSPERYLALEGETVLVLEQGKTVARVPLHNLEGIVTFGYTGASPALMGACVKHNISLCFMSQHGRFLASVAGEMKGNVVLRKQQYRISDDETQSVRIARNMIVGKLHNSRWILERATRDHPLQVDVEELKKVSSNLAGSINQLMESSSLDEIRGIEGNAASQYFSMIDQLILRNKQDFFFRERNRRPPLDNMNAMLSFLYTLLANDCTSALSSVGLDPYVGFLHCERPGRASLAMDFMEELRAPFVDRFVIGLVNRNMVKPTDFIQKENGAVLMTDSGRNTIIKAWQQKKKEVIKHPFLEEKIEWGLIPYAQSLLLARYIRGELDEYPVFLWK, translated from the coding sequence ATGAGAAAATTATTAAACACCCTTTACGTAGTTTCCCCCGAGCGATATCTGGCGTTGGAAGGGGAAACCGTACTGGTACTGGAACAGGGGAAAACGGTTGCCAGAGTTCCTCTGCACAACTTGGAGGGGATAGTTACATTTGGGTACACCGGTGCCAGTCCCGCCTTGATGGGAGCATGTGTCAAACACAATATTTCCCTCTGTTTTATGAGCCAGCATGGCAGGTTCTTAGCTAGTGTTGCCGGGGAAATGAAAGGCAATGTGGTGCTGCGCAAACAGCAGTACCGGATTTCGGATGACGAAACCCAGTCAGTAAGGATCGCTAGGAATATGATTGTGGGAAAACTCCATAACAGCAGATGGATTTTAGAGCGTGCCACCAGGGATCATCCCTTACAGGTAGATGTAGAAGAATTGAAAAAGGTCAGTTCCAACCTTGCGGGTTCTATCAATCAGTTAATGGAAAGTAGCTCGTTGGACGAAATCAGGGGAATTGAGGGAAATGCTGCCAGTCAGTACTTTTCGATGATCGACCAGTTGATTTTGCGGAACAAGCAGGATTTTTTCTTTCGTGAACGGAACCGCCGTCCCCCCTTGGACAATATGAATGCCATGCTTTCCTTTTTGTATACCCTTCTTGCCAATGATTGTACCTCCGCTCTATCCTCAGTCGGATTGGACCCTTACGTAGGTTTCCTCCACTGCGAACGGCCAGGTCGGGCTTCCTTGGCAATGGATTTCATGGAAGAACTGCGAGCCCCGTTTGTTGACCGTTTTGTCATTGGATTGGTGAACCGGAACATGGTAAAGCCCACTGATTTTATCCAAAAGGAAAATGGGGCTGTGTTGATGACGGATTCTGGTCGGAATACTATCATAAAGGCATGGCAGCAAAAGAAAAAAGAGGTGATCAAGCATCCATTTTTGGAGGAAAAGATAGAATGGGGGCTAATCCCTTATGCCCAAAGCCTGCTGCTTGCCAGATATATCCGAGGTGAGCTGGATGAATACCCAGTATTTTTGTGGAAGTAG
- the cas4 gene encoding CRISPR-associated protein Cas4: MTEYKEEDFLMLSGIQHFVFCKRQWALIEIEEQWADNLRTIEGNILHQRAHEGPTLESRGQLLISREMRVFSAKLGISGICDVVEFHRCTQQEGISLFQKEGFYRVVPVEYKKGEPKISDADRLQLVAQAVCLEEMLCTDIPYGYLYYGATRHREKVEITQEFRQKLENVCAQMHDLFQRRHTPMVKRTKACNACSLKEICLPKLLKRPSVHDYIRRQTGEEEP, translated from the coding sequence ATGACGGAATATAAAGAGGAAGATTTCTTGATGCTCTCTGGGATACAGCACTTTGTGTTTTGCAAGCGGCAGTGGGCGTTGATTGAAATCGAAGAGCAGTGGGCGGATAACCTGCGAACCATAGAGGGGAACATTCTGCACCAGAGAGCCCATGAGGGACCAACTTTGGAGAGCAGGGGACAACTGCTCATTTCCCGGGAGATGCGGGTGTTTTCCGCAAAATTAGGAATCAGCGGGATTTGCGATGTAGTGGAGTTCCACCGCTGCACCCAGCAGGAAGGGATCTCCCTGTTCCAAAAAGAAGGATTTTACCGGGTTGTTCCGGTGGAGTACAAAAAAGGGGAACCCAAAATCAGCGATGCGGACAGGCTCCAGCTTGTGGCGCAAGCAGTTTGCCTGGAAGAGATGCTGTGTACCGATATCCCATATGGATATCTGTATTATGGTGCCACACGGCACCGGGAAAAGGTGGAGATTACCCAGGAGTTTCGTCAAAAACTGGAGAATGTATGCGCCCAGATGCACGATTTGTTTCAACGGCGACATACGCCAATGGTCAAACGAACAAAAGCCTGCAACGCCTGTTCCTTAAAGGAAATTTGCCTGCCAAAATTGTTAAAACGCCCTTCTGTCCATGATTATATCAGGAGGCAAACCGGGGAGGAGGAGCCATGA
- the cas8c gene encoding type I-C CRISPR-associated protein Cas8c/Csd1, whose protein sequence is MSYMMTLYRTYERLEKDPANFTQRGLLKVGFSTQQAHVDVKLGKEGQFISATPVEKDQADTVIPVTEYSANRTSKPCPHPLFDKLKYIAGDYPRFCKEDNAEAYQAYMEQLQAWCESSYSNPKVKAVYQYLNQKTLIHDLVEQGIFSVDENGRLTKKWENQPNLKLPVGNQSDAFVRFSVIGIDSVPALWQDGKLQDQYTNYYLSQEGSKKLCYVTGNHVRACTIHPSKIRNSGDKAKLISANDTTNFTFRGRFETAEQAYTISYEASQKAHNALKWLIQNQKQVARIGDRVFVLWGVDGEELPDPMADTFQFCFEEQSVEINTEQEFAQQFKMAITGYHAEIRKDSQLVLLGLDAATTGRMAVVFNREYNGLQGNELIDNIERWHKTCAWNIRYYNEIKKQEYHFGAPSPVNLAKAAFGVSRGNYLEVGSNKLLADTVQRILPCICDGAKIPRDIVKAAVNKAKFPQNYGYGSLWEQVAFAACALYNRYLYDYDKDNPLIYRMEEFVMGENGVFNCVKETDDIEYNCGRFVALADAIENQVLWGKNKPDDNESYKEVRPTNARRLLTRFCQSPYDTLTVLYNKVNVYIMQSKGIKLCDLCDLLDEMVSRIDTKELKKKRNLGAAFLSGFCSQRIQIIKERQIKKSQKMEEE, encoded by the coding sequence ATGAGTTACATGATGACGTTGTACCGTACCTATGAAAGGCTGGAAAAAGACCCCGCTAATTTCACCCAAAGAGGGCTGCTTAAGGTGGGATTCTCCACCCAACAGGCGCATGTGGATGTCAAGCTGGGCAAGGAGGGGCAGTTTATCTCTGCAACCCCTGTGGAAAAAGATCAAGCGGATACGGTGATACCGGTAACTGAATATTCCGCCAACCGGACATCCAAACCATGCCCCCATCCTTTATTCGATAAACTAAAGTACATAGCGGGGGATTATCCCCGGTTCTGCAAAGAGGATAACGCCGAAGCCTATCAGGCGTATATGGAACAATTACAAGCATGGTGTGAATCTTCGTACAGCAACCCAAAGGTCAAAGCGGTTTACCAGTATCTGAACCAGAAAACATTGATTCACGATTTGGTGGAACAGGGTATTTTTTCGGTGGATGAAAACGGAAGGTTGACAAAGAAATGGGAAAACCAGCCTAATTTAAAACTGCCGGTGGGCAACCAATCCGATGCCTTTGTACGGTTTTCGGTGATTGGGATTGATTCTGTCCCCGCGTTGTGGCAGGATGGAAAACTGCAAGACCAATATACAAACTACTACTTGAGCCAGGAGGGCAGCAAAAAACTCTGTTATGTCACAGGAAATCATGTAAGGGCCTGCACCATCCATCCGTCTAAAATCAGAAATTCCGGTGATAAGGCAAAATTGATTTCTGCCAATGATACCACCAATTTTACTTTCCGTGGACGGTTTGAAACAGCGGAACAAGCGTATACCATATCCTATGAGGCGTCCCAAAAAGCCCATAACGCCTTAAAATGGCTGATTCAGAACCAGAAGCAAGTTGCCAGAATTGGTGACCGTGTATTCGTTCTGTGGGGAGTGGATGGGGAAGAACTCCCCGACCCCATGGCGGATACATTCCAGTTCTGCTTTGAGGAGCAGAGTGTGGAAATTAATACTGAACAGGAGTTTGCCCAACAGTTTAAAATGGCGATTACAGGTTATCACGCTGAAATCAGGAAGGACAGCCAGCTGGTGCTGTTGGGGTTGGATGCTGCTACTACCGGAAGGATGGCGGTGGTTTTCAACCGAGAGTACAATGGACTGCAAGGAAACGAACTGATTGACAACATAGAGCGATGGCACAAAACCTGCGCCTGGAATATCCGTTATTACAACGAGATAAAAAAACAAGAATACCATTTTGGTGCGCCGTCCCCAGTGAATCTGGCAAAAGCGGCGTTTGGGGTGAGCAGGGGCAACTATCTGGAAGTGGGAAGTAATAAGCTGTTAGCAGATACTGTGCAGCGGATTCTGCCCTGTATCTGTGATGGGGCGAAAATTCCACGGGATATTGTAAAAGCTGCTGTCAACAAGGCGAAATTCCCACAAAACTATGGCTATGGGTCCTTATGGGAACAAGTTGCTTTTGCGGCATGCGCCTTATATAACCGTTATTTATATGATTACGATAAGGACAATCCGTTGATTTATAGAATGGAGGAATTTGTTATGGGAGAAAATGGTGTTTTTAATTGTGTAAAAGAAACTGATGATATTGAATACAATTGCGGAAGATTTGTGGCACTTGCTGATGCTATTGAAAATCAGGTGCTGTGGGGAAAAAATAAGCCGGATGACAACGAATCTTATAAAGAAGTTCGCCCTACCAATGCGAGAAGGCTTCTTACGCGGTTTTGCCAGAGCCCTTACGACACGTTAACAGTACTTTACAATAAGGTGAATGTTTACATTATGCAATCCAAGGGGATAAAACTCTGCGATTTATGCGATTTATTAGACGAAATGGTCAGTAGAATTGATACGAAAGAACTGAAAAAGAAACGAAATTTGGGGGCGGCATTTTTATCTGGTTTTTGCAGCCAAAGGATACAAATTATCAAAGAACGGCAAATAAAAAAATCACAGAAGATGGAGGAAGAATAA